Proteins found in one Oncorhynchus mykiss isolate Arlee chromosome 17, USDA_OmykA_1.1, whole genome shotgun sequence genomic segment:
- the LOC110494584 gene encoding LOW QUALITY PROTEIN: class E basic helix-loop-helix protein 40-like (The sequence of the model RefSeq protein was modified relative to this genomic sequence to represent the inferred CDS: inserted 1 base in 1 codon), protein MERITSAQPPPCMAKHQSQEMADMQGKDFPKYVCKHRKGMKRVEDSKETYKLPHRLIEKKRRDRINECIAQLKDLLPEHLKLTTLGHLEKAVVLELTLKHVKALSTLLEQQQQKIIAFQIRDQSSVSSENSEEMFHSGFHVCAKEVLQYLANQGSSRDPLTSSEMISHLHKVASEVLQGPFSPQSEEPTHKPIDSMEKPTGQMPKGKEGHPKNFVSVIQRTYPHGHGEQSGNDTDTDSGYGGEHEKRDLKAQRSSYYSKEGELKYALAERMAGGGVKQEGAEPQAKRLKSDYSEDESSSGQVVSSHHSYMSFSQHQTPLCVPFYLIPQAAASWPMMEKCWFPGGMPFLYPGMNVSAASLSPEKIPKNLVMSPRAGSPTLYQAPMDSPALLQALKQXPPMNLESKD, encoded by the exons ATGGAGAGGATTACAAGTGCGCAACCTCCTCCTTGTATGGCAAAACACCAGTCGCAGGAGATGGCAGACATGCAAGG AAAAGATTTCCCAAAGTACGTGTGCAAACACCGAAAGGGAATGAAGCGCGTGGAAGACAGTAAG GAGACATACAAGTTACCCCACCGATTGATTGAGAAGAAAAGACGTGACAGAATCAATGAATGCATTGCCCAACTGAAGGATTTATTGCCAGAACATCTCAAACTCACA ACTCTAGGCCATTTGGAGAAAGCTGTGGTGTTGGAACTCACCCTGAAGCATGTGAAAGCCCTGAGCACTCTCCTGGAACAGCAGCAGCAGAAAATCATTGCATTTCAAATCA GGGATCAGAGCAGTGTTAGCTCAGAGAACAGTGAGGAGATGTTCCACTCTGGCTTCCATGTCTGTGCTAAGGAGGTCCTCCAGTACCTGGCTAACCAGGGGAGCAGCAGAGACCCCCTGACCTCCTCTGAAATGATCAGCCACCTCCACAAAGTAGCATCAGAGGTGCTCCAGGGTCCATTCAGCCCCCAGTCCGAAGAACCCACCCACAAACCCATCGATAGCATGGAGAAGCCTACTGGTCAGATGCCTAAGGGCAAGGAGGGTCACCCCAAGAACTTTGTGTCTGTCATTCAAAGGACATACCCCCACGGACATGGAGAGCAGAGTGGCAATGACACAGACACTGACAGCGGCTATGGAGGGGAACACGAGAAACGGGACCTCAAAGCCCAACGCTCAAGCTACTACAGCAAGGAGGGGGAGCTCAAATATGCTCTGGCTGAGAGGATGGCAGGAGGTGGCGTCAAGCAGGAGGGTGCTGAGCCCCAGGCCAAGAGGTTAAAATCTGACTACTCAGAGGACGAGTCTTCCTCTGGGCAGGTGGTTAGCAGCCATCACAGCTACATGAGCTTCTCCCAACACCAGACCCCCCTCTGCGTGCCCTTCTACCTCATCCCCCAAGCAGCTGCATCGTGGCCCATGATGGAGAAGTGCTGGTTCCCAGGGGGCATGCCCTTTTTGTACCCGGGCATGAATGTCTCAGCAGCCAGCTTGTCTCCAGAGAAAATACCTAAAAACTTAGTAATGTCTCCCAGGGCAGGTTCCCCGACACTCTACCAAGCACCCATGGACTCACCAGCCCTCCTTCAAGCTTTAAAAC GCCCCCCCATGAACTTGGAATCCAAAGACTGA